The following proteins are encoded in a genomic region of Magnolia sinica isolate HGM2019 chromosome 1, MsV1, whole genome shotgun sequence:
- the LOC131234919 gene encoding uncharacterized protein LOC131234919 has protein sequence MPKQMLVCCTLFISESRNPAALESIERAAKLFPEVPIINNFPDDSYNRVRYTLVSHFTTDPSNPSPLRNAVFSMVEAALDAIDLELHSGTHPRIGVVDHICFHPLSQASLDQAAHLANSVAADIGLKLGVPVFLYGAADERGRTLDSIRRELGYYKPNAIGNQWSGGVEPESLQLEPDIGPSQAARSKGVAIVGATQWVATYNVPISSTDIAGVRRIARQVSSRGGGLASVEAIALAHGEDTIEVACNLLDPSRVGADQVQLEVERLAREEGMKVGNGYFTDLSPEEIIENYLKLGFLD, from the exons atgccGAAGCAGATGCTTGTCTGCTGCACGCTCTTCATATCAGAAAGCCGCAACCCAGCAGCACTGGAATCGATCGAGCGAGCTGCCAAGCTATTCCCGGAAGTTCCCATCATCAACAACTTCCCAGACGACTCCTACAACCGAGTCCGTTACACGCTCGTCTCCCATTTCACGACTGACCCATCAAATCCCTCTCCCCTCAGAAATGCCGTGTTTTCAATGGTCGAAGCGGCTCTCGACGCAATCGATCTTGAACTGCACTCCGGGACTCATCCACGTATAGGAGTCGTCGATCACATCTGCTTCCACCCTCTCTCTCAGGCTTCGCTGGATCAAGCAGCCCACCTTGCCAATTCTGTCGCAGCCGATATAGGACTTAAGCTTGGAG TTCCTGTGTTTCTATATGGAGCAGCAGATGAACGAGGGAGGACCCTTGATTCAATCAGAAGAGAATTGGGTTACTACAAGCCCAATGCCATTGGCAACCAGTGGTCAGGTGGGGTAGAACCTGAGTCCTTGCAGCTAGAGCCAGACATTGGCCCTTCTCAAGCGGCTCGGTCCAAAGGTGTTGCAATTGTTGGTGCAACGCAATGGGTTGCCACTTACAATGTGCCCATTTCATCAACTGACATTGCTGGTGTCCGTAGGATTGCTAGACAGGTGAGCAGTCGAGGAGGTGGGCTTGCATCAGTGGAAGCGATAGCACTTGCCCATGGTGAGGACACAATTGAAGTGGCATGTAATCTGTTGGATCCAAGTCGAGTGGGAGCTGATCAAGTTCAGCTGGAAGTTGAGCGGCTCGCAAGGGAAGAGGGAATGAAGGTAGGGAATGGTTATTTTACTGATCTATCACCCGAAGAGATCATTGAAAATTATTTGAAATTGGGTTTTCTTGATTAA